A single genomic interval of Blastocatellia bacterium harbors:
- the asd gene encoding aspartate-semialdehyde dehydrogenase, protein MRKEKIAVGILGATGAVGQRLVALLENHPWFELTEVAASDRTAGHSYGEAVHWLLPSPIPEKIKTLKIKECLPTLNCQLVISALPADVARSVEMEFARAGYVVSSNASAFRLEPDVPLVIPEVNPDHLQLIPRQKQRRGFDRGFLITNPNCSTISLVLVLKPLMERFGVRQVMVTTLQAVSGAGYPGVASLDIIDNVIPYIPQEEDKLEREALKLLGRCDGKEVFPAPLTVSAQCNRVATLDGHLECVSIKLETKPSMEEVISTLATFRGLPQELKLPTAPSHPIIVRSEPDRPQPRLDRESERGMASVVGRIRPCSLLDFKMVILGHNTLRGAAGSALLNAELLVAQGMVG, encoded by the coding sequence ATGAGGAAGGAGAAGATTGCGGTCGGAATTCTCGGAGCCACCGGAGCCGTCGGTCAGCGATTGGTGGCGCTGCTGGAAAATCACCCGTGGTTCGAGCTTACCGAGGTGGCCGCCTCGGATCGGACGGCCGGTCACTCCTATGGGGAAGCCGTTCACTGGTTGTTGCCCTCACCGATTCCCGAAAAAATCAAGACCCTGAAAATCAAGGAATGTCTTCCCACCTTGAACTGCCAGCTCGTCATCTCCGCGCTTCCTGCTGATGTCGCCCGGTCGGTCGAGATGGAATTCGCTCGCGCCGGATATGTTGTCTCCAGTAATGCGAGTGCCTTTCGGCTCGAGCCGGATGTTCCTTTGGTGATCCCCGAAGTAAATCCCGATCACCTTCAATTGATCCCGCGGCAAAAGCAGCGACGAGGATTTGACCGAGGCTTCCTCATTACCAATCCCAATTGTTCGACCATCAGCCTCGTGCTCGTGCTCAAACCCCTTATGGAACGGTTCGGCGTGCGACAGGTCATGGTCACGACTCTTCAAGCCGTGTCAGGGGCCGGATACCCCGGCGTGGCATCATTGGACATCATTGATAACGTCATCCCCTACATCCCCCAGGAGGAAGACAAACTCGAGCGTGAGGCGTTGAAACTTCTGGGGCGTTGTGACGGAAAAGAAGTCTTCCCTGCACCGCTCACCGTGAGCGCCCAGTGTAATCGCGTGGCGACGCTCGACGGCCATCTGGAATGCGTTTCCATCAAGCTGGAGACGAAACCTTCAATGGAGGAGGTTATCTCGACCCTGGCGACATTCCGGGGACTCCCTCAGGAACTGAAATTGCCGACAGCTCCCTCGCACCCAATTATCGTGAGGTCAGAACCGGACCGTCCTCAGCCCCGGCTTGATCGTGAGAGCGAACGGGGGATGGCTTCGGTCGTAGGGCGAATTCGACCGTGTTCATTGCTAGATTTCAAGATGGTCATCCTCGGACATAATACGCTCCGCGGCGCAGCCGGAAGCGCCCTGCTCAATGCGGAACTGCTCGTCGCGCAAGGGATGGTGGGATAG
- a CDS encoding 16S rRNA (uracil(1498)-N(3))-methyltransferase, which translates to MAVHRFYVSPESIHGTDLVLGQEESHHLRRVLRLREGDRVVAFDGTGREYLCRVERVVDDRVLLRILKEDAPPVESPLLIRLAQAVIKGEKFDLVVQKATELGATEIVPLITDHCDPWVHRWERSDKLLRWRRIAIEACKQCGRTRIPPVSDPIPVAEFLIRRPGVTVMAVERGGKPLTSLEEAFRYDPPREVNILIGPEGGWSSRERELAEEVGARQVTLGPRILRTETAGIVLTGIVQYLWGDLAKRGAAA; encoded by the coding sequence ATGGCTGTGCATCGTTTTTATGTCTCTCCCGAATCCATTCACGGAACAGATCTGGTCCTCGGTCAGGAGGAATCCCACCATCTTCGTCGCGTGCTTCGGCTGAGAGAAGGCGACCGCGTGGTAGCCTTCGACGGCACGGGACGAGAATACCTCTGCCGGGTTGAGCGCGTGGTGGATGATCGCGTCCTTCTTCGCATTCTCAAAGAAGACGCGCCACCCGTTGAATCGCCCCTCCTCATTCGTCTCGCGCAGGCTGTCATTAAAGGCGAGAAGTTCGACTTGGTCGTTCAGAAGGCGACAGAATTGGGGGCGACGGAGATCGTCCCTCTTATCACAGACCATTGTGATCCCTGGGTCCACCGATGGGAGCGATCTGACAAACTGCTCCGATGGCGGCGAATTGCCATCGAAGCCTGCAAACAGTGCGGTCGAACTCGCATCCCTCCGGTGAGCGATCCCATTCCCGTCGCCGAGTTTTTGATCCGCCGCCCGGGCGTTACCGTTATGGCGGTGGAACGCGGCGGGAAACCATTGACCAGCCTGGAGGAAGCTTTTCGCTACGATCCTCCTCGCGAAGTCAACATTCTCATCGGGCCGGAGGGAGGATGGTCATCGCGGGAACGCGAACTGGCCGAGGAAGTCGGGGCGCGACAGGTGACACTCGGCCCACGCATTCTTCGGACGGAAACCGCCGGAATCGTTCTCACCGGCATTGTTCAGTATCTGTGGGGCGATCTTGCAAAACGGGGGGCTGCCGCGTGA
- a CDS encoding NAD-binding protein, translated as MKIVVVGYGRVGRRVVADLVERGHEVTLIDQQAIRLEKAIEMPDVKLVQGNGIDADVQRQAGVEQADVFLAVTREDNVNLMAAQVARTLFHVPHAIARVYEPSHRQATDDPHLLTVCPTDYAVEAILKQVESLPGAPPRKETSPSPRVAVRPRPTRVTDESRYILVIGGGKVGVNLVRSLTQSGHEVALIEVDPAHAAYLSTSLDCTVIVGDGTLGPILENAGAARARVFVAVTGKDQDNLIACQLAKHVFRVPKTIARVSNPKNQEIMLRLGVDATVSSTAIIEQMIERELPTIKIKTLLNLRGAQAQINEYLLEETCPVAGQALKDISFPPDCNIIAIERNGSVIIPRGDTRLEAGDMVIALVTSAAEPELRRLLGS; from the coding sequence ATGAAAATCGTCGTTGTTGGTTATGGTCGCGTCGGCCGACGGGTTGTCGCCGATCTCGTCGAGCGTGGTCATGAGGTGACGCTTATTGATCAACAGGCGATCCGACTGGAAAAGGCCATTGAGATGCCGGATGTCAAACTGGTTCAGGGCAACGGAATTGACGCAGATGTACAGAGGCAGGCGGGCGTTGAGCAAGCCGATGTGTTTCTGGCCGTCACGCGTGAGGATAATGTAAACCTCATGGCCGCTCAGGTGGCCCGGACGCTGTTCCATGTTCCTCATGCCATCGCCCGCGTTTACGAACCGAGTCATCGCCAGGCCACCGATGATCCCCATCTGTTGACCGTGTGTCCGACCGACTATGCTGTGGAAGCGATTCTCAAGCAGGTCGAGAGTCTTCCCGGTGCACCCCCCCGGAAGGAGACCTCACCATCCCCGCGCGTTGCCGTTCGGCCCCGACCCACGCGCGTGACCGATGAATCGCGCTACATTCTCGTCATCGGTGGAGGGAAGGTTGGCGTCAATCTCGTGCGTTCCCTTACCCAGAGCGGTCACGAAGTGGCGCTCATCGAGGTTGACCCCGCCCACGCCGCTTACCTGTCAACCAGTTTGGATTGCACGGTCATCGTCGGCGATGGCACTCTGGGACCAATTCTGGAAAATGCCGGAGCGGCTCGGGCGCGCGTCTTCGTAGCAGTGACGGGCAAGGATCAGGACAATCTCATCGCCTGTCAGCTCGCCAAGCACGTCTTTCGCGTTCCGAAAACCATCGCCCGTGTGAGCAATCCGAAGAACCAGGAGATCATGCTCCGGCTTGGGGTTGATGCAACCGTCAGCTCAACAGCAATCATTGAACAGATGATTGAGCGCGAGCTGCCCACGATCAAGATCAAAACCCTCTTGAACCTTCGAGGAGCACAGGCTCAAATCAACGAATACCTTCTGGAAGAAACGTGTCCGGTCGCCGGTCAGGCCCTTAAAGACATCTCCTTCCCACCAGATTGCAACATTATCGCCATCGAGCGGAATGGTTCGGTGATCATCCCGCGTGGCGACACGCGCCTTGAGGCTGGAGACATGGTGATTGCCCTGGTGACGTCGGCCGCTGAGCCTGAACTCCGTCGTCTCCTCGGGAGCTGA
- a CDS encoding TonB-dependent receptor, producing the protein MITGTIYRNRHLLRLLVFMGVAFALCLMTSATTLWAQTETGQIVGTVTDPNGAVIADATVTVKSLTTSAERRTKTLADGTYIVANLLPSVYEVTVEAPGFAKATKRIQVIVGSKVTLDFQLTVGAPVEVVEVLGEAGVLVNTETQTISQVIDSRKVVELPTLTRNPYDLVTLSGNVSQADPTGRGAGFAINGLRAAGTNILLDGAANNDEFVAAVGQAVPLDSVQEFSVLTNNFTAEYGRASAGIVNVVTKSGTNEFHGTVYEFNRVSATTSNSFLNNANGVPKPVFTRNQFGYSIGGPILRDKIFFFQSTEWIRVRSTATRFVVVPTPQLIAAAAPATQNFFRTYGTLKPGVISLRTITRQDLINAGSDPCAPGSLCDRTLGANFPLFTRIAYNRPANSGGGNPQNTMDLVGRVDWTISDKTQLYFRYALEDGELQPGTISDSPYRGFDTGQTTFNNNLLLSLTHTWNTNLVTQHKVVYNRLNTLQPHAEQPSSPTLFFRATTTRFLGDLAALPGYLPFSPGSGIPFGGPQNFGQTYHDINYIRGSHQFRFGGSYVYIQDNRTFGAYQDPSATLGRTIQQAMDNFLRGELFQFQSAIDPQGKFPCRNPAAPDPTCIVTLPVGQPNFSRSNRYHEFAFYAQDSWRMTPRFTLNLGLRWEYFGVQHHKDPRLDSNYYDGGGGNIFQQIRNGDVAIVPNSPIKGLWKKDWNNFAPRIGFAWDLFGTGKTSLRGGYGIGYERNFGNVTFNVIQNPPNYAVISIIAGVDVPTIPITTDVAGPLSGRTGQKALPVVSLRNVDANIVTAYAHLWSLSLEHQVSRTLVVGLDYNGSKGVNLYSLEDPNRPGAGAVYLGDPCTPGNCSVRLRTTQYTNINRRGNRAFSNHNAFNLRVTANNLANTGLTFSANYTWAHTIDNLSSTFSESANNFNLGLLDPFNPRLDRGNSDFDIRHRFVLGAIWDVPFARNTSGVVRRVLHGWTVAPIFSASTGAPFTVFDCTNAQFAVCPRMFVTGPVERKGADNPPADPTTPGTFTYLNLRGKFDSSWVNPITGNSELPPFPRNMTGRNLFRGPGSWILDLGLYKTTNITERFSLQFRAELYNAFNHANAFVLGSEADVSFQDVIRTQKDGRRNVQFALKLIF; encoded by the coding sequence ATGATTACCGGAACCATTTATAGGAACCGGCACTTGTTGCGTCTTTTGGTCTTTATGGGAGTCGCGTTTGCTCTCTGCCTGATGACAAGCGCGACCACTCTATGGGCGCAGACTGAGACGGGACAGATCGTTGGTACGGTGACCGACCCCAACGGGGCCGTCATTGCCGATGCCACGGTGACGGTGAAGTCTTTGACGACATCGGCGGAACGACGCACCAAGACACTGGCCGATGGGACTTACATCGTGGCCAATTTGCTTCCCTCGGTTTACGAAGTCACCGTGGAGGCTCCCGGATTCGCTAAAGCGACCAAGAGAATCCAGGTGATTGTCGGATCGAAAGTCACACTCGATTTCCAGCTCACCGTCGGCGCTCCCGTGGAAGTGGTCGAGGTGCTCGGCGAAGCCGGAGTTCTGGTTAACACCGAGACCCAGACGATCAGTCAGGTCATAGATTCCCGGAAAGTTGTCGAGCTACCGACGCTGACGAGGAATCCTTATGACCTGGTCACCCTTTCAGGTAACGTTTCGCAAGCGGACCCGACGGGAAGGGGCGCCGGGTTTGCGATCAATGGCCTGAGGGCGGCTGGAACTAACATTCTTCTGGACGGCGCTGCCAACAACGATGAATTCGTTGCCGCCGTTGGTCAGGCAGTCCCCCTCGATTCCGTCCAGGAATTCAGCGTTTTGACCAATAACTTCACGGCCGAATACGGCCGAGCTTCCGCGGGAATCGTGAACGTTGTGACCAAATCGGGAACCAACGAATTTCACGGGACCGTGTATGAGTTCAACCGCGTGTCGGCGACCACATCCAACAGCTTCCTTAACAACGCCAACGGGGTTCCTAAACCGGTCTTCACCCGCAATCAGTTTGGATACTCCATCGGTGGTCCCATTCTGAGGGACAAAATATTCTTCTTCCAGAGCACGGAGTGGATTCGCGTGCGAAGCACGGCGACGCGGTTTGTGGTTGTGCCGACGCCCCAGTTAATCGCGGCTGCGGCCCCCGCAACGCAAAATTTCTTCCGCACGTACGGGACGCTCAAACCCGGAGTTATCTCGCTGCGGACGATCACCCGGCAGGACTTGATCAATGCCGGGTCGGATCCTTGTGCGCCGGGATCGCTCTGTGATCGGACGCTCGGAGCCAATTTCCCGCTGTTCACCCGAATCGCCTACAATCGGCCGGCAAACTCCGGTGGTGGGAACCCGCAGAACACGATGGACCTGGTCGGTCGGGTGGATTGGACGATCAGCGACAAGACACAGCTTTACTTCCGCTACGCTCTGGAAGACGGCGAGCTGCAACCGGGGACCATCAGCGACAGTCCCTACCGGGGATTCGATACCGGACAGACCACCTTCAACAACAACCTGCTGCTGTCACTCACTCACACCTGGAACACCAATCTCGTGACCCAGCATAAAGTGGTTTACAACCGGTTGAATACCTTGCAGCCACATGCGGAACAACCGTCGAGCCCAACGCTCTTTTTCCGTGCTACGACGACGCGGTTCCTGGGAGACCTTGCCGCTCTGCCTGGATATTTGCCCTTTAGTCCGGGATCGGGAATCCCCTTTGGAGGACCGCAAAACTTCGGGCAGACCTATCACGACATCAATTACATCAGAGGCTCGCACCAGTTCCGGTTCGGCGGATCCTATGTCTACATCCAGGACAACCGGACCTTTGGCGCGTATCAGGATCCCTCGGCGACGCTGGGCCGAACGATCCAGCAGGCGATGGATAATTTCCTCCGAGGAGAGCTGTTCCAGTTCCAGTCGGCGATTGATCCTCAGGGGAAGTTCCCCTGCCGGAATCCGGCCGCGCCTGATCCGACCTGTATCGTAACCCTACCGGTCGGGCAGCCAAACTTCAGCCGCAGCAACCGGTACCATGAATTCGCCTTCTACGCGCAGGATTCCTGGCGTATGACGCCTCGGTTCACCCTGAACCTTGGTTTGCGGTGGGAGTATTTTGGCGTCCAGCACCATAAGGATCCGCGCCTGGATTCCAACTACTATGATGGTGGTGGCGGAAACATCTTCCAGCAGATTCGCAATGGCGATGTGGCCATCGTCCCCAACAGCCCCATCAAGGGCCTCTGGAAGAAAGATTGGAACAACTTCGCCCCCCGTATCGGGTTCGCCTGGGACCTCTTCGGCACTGGGAAGACGAGCCTGCGCGGAGGCTACGGCATCGGCTATGAGCGGAATTTCGGGAACGTGACGTTTAACGTCATTCAGAACCCGCCGAATTATGCAGTGATCTCCATCATAGCTGGTGTGGATGTTCCCACGATCCCGATCACGACCGATGTGGCAGGTCCGCTGTCAGGGCGAACCGGTCAGAAAGCCCTTCCGGTGGTGAGCCTCCGGAACGTGGATGCCAATATCGTTACGGCGTACGCGCACCTGTGGAGCCTTAGCCTGGAACATCAGGTCTCGCGCACCCTAGTCGTGGGGCTGGATTATAACGGCTCAAAGGGCGTCAACCTCTATTCGCTGGAGGATCCCAATCGGCCAGGAGCAGGAGCCGTCTACCTGGGCGATCCGTGTACGCCGGGCAACTGCAGCGTGCGGTTGCGGACAACCCAGTATACGAATATCAATCGGCGAGGTAATCGCGCTTTCTCCAACCACAACGCGTTCAACCTCCGAGTCACCGCCAATAATCTCGCCAATACGGGACTCACCTTCTCGGCCAACTACACGTGGGCGCACACGATTGACAACCTGAGTTCAACCTTCAGTGAATCAGCCAATAACTTCAACCTCGGACTGCTCGACCCCTTTAATCCTCGGCTCGATCGCGGGAATTCGGACTTCGACATCCGCCACCGGTTCGTCTTGGGAGCGATCTGGGATGTTCCCTTTGCCCGCAATACAAGCGGTGTTGTGCGGCGCGTACTTCATGGCTGGACGGTGGCTCCGATCTTCTCTGCCAGCACAGGTGCACCGTTTACGGTCTTCGACTGCACCAATGCCCAGTTCGCCGTTTGCCCGAGGATGTTCGTCACCGGTCCCGTTGAGCGAAAGGGAGCGGATAATCCTCCAGCCGATCCGACGACACCCGGGACATTCACCTATCTCAATCTCAGGGGGAAATTCGACTCCTCCTGGGTGAATCCCATCACCGGGAACTCGGAGCTTCCGCCCTTCCCACGGAATATGACTGGCCGTAATCTCTTCCGTGGACCGGGTTCTTGGATCCTCGATCTTGGCCTCTACAAGACGACCAATATTACCGAGCGCTTCAGCTTGCAGTTCCGCGCCGAACTCTACAATGCCTTCAATCACGCCAATGCGTTCGTCCTCGGCAGCGAGGCGGACGTTTCATTCCAGGACGTTATCCGCACGCAAAAGGACGGACGACGCAATGTGCAGTTCGCGCTGAAACTCATCTTTTAA
- a CDS encoding FmdE family protein, producing MESLDELIEQAAKAHGHLCPGQILGLRMGILGCRLVGVEDPKKEKSLIVCVEIDRCATDALSVVTGCRLGKRTLKFFDYGKVAATFINTRTGCAYRVVARDSSRVLADELFSHLPTKKDRQMAAYRTLPDDELFTYERVRIALSPEDLPGRPRSRVFCARCGEGVNDHREVVVNGQPLCRACAGNAYYEKIPPSVD from the coding sequence ATGGAGTCACTTGACGAGTTGATCGAGCAAGCGGCAAAGGCTCACGGGCACCTCTGCCCCGGCCAAATCCTGGGCCTCCGCATGGGCATTCTCGGCTGCCGCCTCGTTGGCGTCGAGGATCCAAAGAAAGAGAAAAGCCTCATTGTGTGTGTGGAAATTGATCGGTGTGCTACCGACGCCCTGAGCGTTGTGACCGGCTGCCGTCTGGGAAAGAGAACGTTGAAATTTTTCGATTATGGGAAAGTTGCGGCAACATTCATCAACACGAGGACCGGCTGCGCCTATCGCGTTGTGGCGCGCGACAGCAGTCGGGTTCTGGCCGATGAGCTTTTCTCCCACTTGCCGACAAAGAAGGACAGACAGATGGCCGCCTATCGAACGCTGCCGGATGACGAACTTTTCACCTACGAACGGGTTCGCATCGCCCTGTCACCGGAGGATCTCCCCGGTCGCCCTCGATCGCGTGTTTTCTGCGCCCGGTGCGGCGAGGGAGTCAATGACCACCGTGAAGTAGTGGTGAATGGCCAGCCTCTTTGTCGCGCTTGTGCCGGTAACGCCTACTACGAGAAAATCCCCCCTTCGGTGGATTGA
- a CDS encoding methyltransferase domain-containing protein, which produces MSASEPGVRFPMKNRQGWVVVCFLMLALLAADGDISVGSTGQRRYLSYEEARPVLAQLADLLPDDLKKGPVETLPVRWQQWIKKHDAEIRARLIRGDEDSLVNFLLFGTSFTRQPRVTARMLESGVTGQVAQARDLSVIVGKVIEERIDDLIRGLASPGRNERLIFLRHFVRERGYTPDTPAGRRQLRDYLLVNLRRVLDEQQSYENALRAARALGNPTEEFAARSRLYRERGLSLDTSLRPNLAIEESLRALRDQKFLASGSVRRVAIIGPGLDFTDKQEGYDFYPQQSLQPFALIDSLIRLGLADLDRLQVVTFDISPRVTAHLAKARERARRGLGYTLQLPRDPRLKWTPELIAYWQRFGETIGRSVSPLPVPGGIGPLELRAVHVRPKVVRQITPYDLNVIVEHYTLPSSERFDLIIATNVFVYYDVLDQSLALANIERMLRPGGFLLSNNAVLELPGTRMRSVGYKTVIYSDRPDDGDHIVWYRRQPDQ; this is translated from the coding sequence TTGTCGGCGTCAGAACCGGGCGTCCGCTTCCCGATGAAGAATCGTCAGGGATGGGTGGTTGTTTGCTTCCTCATGCTAGCCCTTTTGGCCGCGGATGGAGATATTTCCGTCGGCTCGACCGGTCAACGGCGGTACCTGTCGTATGAGGAAGCGCGACCTGTGCTTGCGCAACTGGCTGACCTGCTACCTGACGACCTGAAGAAAGGGCCGGTTGAGACGTTGCCCGTCCGATGGCAGCAGTGGATCAAAAAACATGATGCTGAGATTCGCGCCCGGCTGATTCGGGGCGACGAGGATTCCCTCGTCAACTTTCTCCTTTTCGGGACGTCCTTTACCCGGCAGCCGCGCGTGACCGCCCGAATGTTGGAATCAGGCGTCACAGGGCAGGTCGCTCAGGCACGAGATTTATCGGTGATCGTCGGGAAGGTAATTGAGGAACGGATTGACGATCTGATTCGGGGGCTGGCGTCGCCGGGGCGGAATGAACGGCTGATCTTTCTCCGTCACTTTGTGCGAGAGCGAGGGTACACTCCCGATACGCCGGCGGGCCGGCGGCAGTTGCGGGATTACCTGCTCGTGAACCTCCGGCGGGTTTTAGACGAGCAGCAAAGTTATGAGAACGCCCTTCGTGCTGCCCGCGCGCTGGGAAATCCAACCGAAGAATTTGCCGCACGGTCGAGGCTCTATCGCGAGCGGGGTCTCTCCCTCGACACATCATTGCGTCCGAACCTGGCTATTGAAGAATCACTTCGCGCTCTCCGCGACCAAAAGTTTTTGGCCTCCGGAAGCGTCCGACGCGTCGCGATCATTGGTCCGGGTCTGGATTTCACCGACAAACAGGAGGGATACGATTTCTATCCCCAGCAGAGCCTTCAACCTTTTGCCCTGATAGATAGCTTGATCCGATTAGGCCTGGCCGATCTCGATCGCTTGCAAGTGGTCACCTTTGACATCAGTCCCCGCGTTACAGCCCATCTGGCAAAGGCACGTGAGCGGGCTCGACGTGGCCTCGGCTACACGCTTCAGCTTCCTCGCGATCCTCGCCTGAAGTGGACGCCCGAGCTGATTGCTTACTGGCAGAGATTTGGTGAGACCATCGGGCGGTCAGTCTCGCCCTTGCCCGTGCCGGGGGGAATCGGGCCGCTGGAGCTTCGCGCGGTTCACGTACGACCGAAGGTCGTTCGCCAAATTACACCCTACGATCTCAACGTCATCGTCGAGCACTACACTTTGCCGTCCTCAGAAAGATTCGATCTCATCATCGCCACTAATGTCTTCGTTTACTACGATGTACTGGACCAGTCCCTGGCTCTGGCCAATATTGAGCGGATGCTTCGCCCCGGTGGCTTTCTCCTATCCAATAATGCTGTGCTGGAACTTCCGGGTACCAGGATGAGATCGGTGGGATATAAGACGGTCATCTATTCGGATCGTCCCGATGACGGGGATCACATCGTGTGGTACCGGCGCCAGCCGGATCAATGA
- a CDS encoding aspartate kinase, which yields MIVMKFGGTSVGSAQNLRRVTDIIRNHVKQRPVVVVSAMNGITDLILSAAQAAAMGQEQELKTRLIQFEERHATAIRSLFPEEKERTRLLNLVDRFKEELHRILIGMSYLGDAPPRALDAIVSFGERLLAEILAAYMNRQGLVSRAINAHKLIVTDDHFGAASPLMEPTTRRCRRIILPLVRKGIVPVITGFIGATREGVPTTLGRGGSDYSAALIGAALRAHEIWIYTDVDGVMSSDPKVVPNSRPLEELSYHEVAELAYFGAKVVHPKTVFPAIEHQIPLRIKNTFNPDFPGTRIVRRTSPMNHIVKAISAIGHLSLVTVEGAGMLGVPEMTARVFDTIAREKINVLLITQASSQQSICFVVRQSDAPVVQKALREEFARELRRGDLQRIGVQDGVAIIAVVGEGMRGTPGVAGRLCSALGRDGINIIAIAQGSSERNISLVVSDRERAHAVRSIHKEFIG from the coding sequence ATGATCGTGATGAAATTTGGCGGCACGTCGGTCGGGAGCGCTCAGAACCTCCGCCGCGTCACGGACATCATTCGTAATCATGTGAAGCAGCGGCCCGTTGTGGTCGTCTCGGCGATGAACGGGATCACGGATCTCATCCTGTCAGCCGCGCAGGCGGCGGCCATGGGACAGGAGCAGGAATTGAAGACGCGCCTCATCCAATTTGAAGAAAGGCATGCGACGGCGATCCGATCCCTCTTCCCCGAAGAGAAGGAACGCACCCGGCTGTTAAACCTGGTTGATCGGTTCAAAGAGGAATTACACCGGATTCTTATCGGCATGAGTTACCTCGGCGATGCTCCGCCCCGGGCTCTCGATGCCATCGTTTCCTTCGGGGAGAGGCTGCTGGCAGAAATTCTCGCGGCATACATGAATCGGCAGGGGCTTGTCTCCCGCGCCATCAATGCGCACAAGCTCATCGTCACGGATGATCATTTCGGAGCGGCCTCTCCGCTGATGGAACCGACGACCAGGCGTTGCCGGCGAATCATTCTCCCGCTGGTTCGGAAAGGAATTGTCCCGGTCATCACCGGCTTCATCGGGGCCACCAGGGAAGGTGTTCCCACGACCCTCGGACGTGGAGGTTCGGATTATTCGGCCGCGCTCATCGGTGCCGCATTGCGGGCACATGAGATCTGGATCTACACGGATGTAGACGGCGTGATGAGTTCCGATCCCAAGGTCGTACCCAACAGTCGCCCGCTCGAAGAACTCTCCTATCACGAGGTCGCCGAGTTGGCTTACTTCGGGGCTAAGGTCGTTCACCCGAAGACAGTCTTTCCCGCCATCGAACACCAGATCCCCTTGCGCATCAAGAACACATTCAATCCGGACTTCCCCGGCACCCGAATCGTTCGTCGCACATCGCCGATGAATCATATCGTCAAAGCGATTTCCGCCATCGGCCATCTGAGCCTGGTGACCGTCGAAGGAGCGGGAATGCTCGGTGTGCCGGAGATGACGGCCCGGGTTTTCGATACCATAGCGCGAGAAAAGATCAACGTATTACTCATCACCCAGGCATCGTCTCAGCAGAGCATCTGTTTCGTCGTGCGGCAGAGTGATGCGCCCGTCGTTCAGAAAGCGTTGCGAGAAGAGTTTGCGCGGGAACTTCGTCGGGGTGACCTTCAACGCATTGGCGTTCAGGATGGCGTGGCGATCATCGCCGTCGTCGGCGAAGGAATGAGAGGAACGCCGGGCGTCGCCGGACGACTCTGTTCGGCGCTCGGACGCGATGGCATCAACATCATTGCCATCGCCCAGGGATCATCCGAGCGCAATATCTCCCTTGTTGTGAGCGACAGGGAAAGAGCCCACGCCGTGCGGAGCATTCACAAGGAGTTCATCGGATGA
- a CDS encoding CoA pyrophosphatase: MKLKIEPVGPSPLEAHGTQAAVVVIVRLNQGVPEVLLIKRAEAPDDPWSGHLALPGGRVERDDATLVDTAIRETVEEVGIDLTHSGTILGQLEPVSPLSPFVPKISVTPLVAIVRSDVTLHIGQEVEQAFWMPLDELKRNGRSETVVKVIGEHSLSWPAYPSPYGPIWGMTERILTQLLSLLEE; this comes from the coding sequence ATGAAGCTCAAGATCGAGCCGGTGGGGCCATCTCCCCTGGAGGCTCACGGGACGCAGGCTGCTGTGGTCGTCATAGTGCGTCTGAATCAGGGCGTGCCCGAAGTCCTGCTCATCAAGCGGGCAGAAGCTCCCGACGATCCCTGGTCAGGCCATCTTGCCTTGCCCGGAGGCCGCGTCGAGCGCGATGATGCCACCCTGGTGGATACGGCCATCCGGGAAACCGTCGAAGAGGTGGGAATTGATCTGACCCACAGCGGAACGATCCTCGGACAACTCGAACCCGTCTCTCCCCTCTCCCCTTTCGTGCCGAAAATTTCTGTCACTCCGCTTGTCGCCATCGTGCGGTCCGACGTGACTCTTCACATCGGACAGGAAGTTGAACAAGCGTTCTGGATGCCCCTTGACGAGTTGAAACGTAACGGGAGATCCGAAACGGTCGTGAAGGTCATCGGGGAGCACTCGTTGAGCTGGCCCGCCTACCCATCGCCCTACGGTCCGATCTGGGGAATGACCGAGAGAATCCTCACTCAGCTTCTCTCGTTACTGGAGGAGTAG